A single region of the Rattus rattus isolate New Zealand chromosome 8, Rrattus_CSIRO_v1, whole genome shotgun sequence genome encodes:
- the Nfrkb gene encoding nuclear factor related to kappa-B-binding protein isoform X2 has protein sequence MDSLDHMLTDPLELGPCGDGHSTGIMEDCLLGGTRVSLPEDLLEDPEIFFDVVSLSTWQEVLSDSQREHLQQFLPQFPTDSVEQQNELILALFSGENFRFGNPLHIAQKLFRDGHFNPEVVKYRQLCFKSQYKRYLSSQQQYFHRLLKQILASRSDLLEMARTSGPALPFRHKHHSPSRSPEEREWRTQQRYLKVLREVKEECGDTALSSDEEDLSSWLPSSPARSPSPAVPLRVVPTLSTTDMKTADKIELGDSDLKLMLKKHHEKRKHQPDHPDLLTGDLTLSDIMTRVNAGRKGSLAALYDLAVLKKKVKEKEEKKKKKIKLIKSEAEDLAEPLSNTEGVPTLSQAPSPLAISSIKEEPLEDIKPCLGINEISSSFFSLLLEILLLESQASLPMLEDRVLDWQSSPASSLNSWFSAAPNWAELVLPALQYLAGESRAVPSSFSPFVEFKEKTQQWKLLGQSQDNEKELAALFHLWLETKDQAFCKENEDSSDAMTPVPRVRTDYVVRPSTGEEKRVFQEQERYRYSQPHKAFTFRMHGFESVVGPVKGVFDKETSLNKAREHSLLRSDRPAYVTILSLVRDAAARLPNGEGTRAEICELLKDSQFLAPDVTSTQVNTVVSGALDRLHYEKDPCVKYDIGRKLWIYLHRDRSEEEFERIHQAQAAAAKARKALQQKPKPPSKVKSSNKEGSVKGLSGPSEPSQMSLSDSSMPPTPVTPVTPTTPALPTPISPPPVSAVSRSGSTTVSEPAKSSSGVLLVSSPTMPQLGTMLSPASVQAPPSSQATARVVSHSSSAGLPQVRVVAQPSLPAVSQQSVGPAQPLPQMPAGPQIRVPVTATQTKVVPQAVVATVPVKGQTTAASVQRPGPAQTGLTVTSLPAAVSPGSKTAMSSPGSSAPSASTTAVIQNVTGQNIIKQVSITGQLGVKPQTGNSIPLTATNFRIQGKDVLRLPPSSITTDAKGQTVLRITPDMMATLAKSQVTTVKLTQDLFGAGSGTAGKGISATLHVTSNPVHAADSPAKAPSASVPSSAPAGTTVVKVTPDLKPTETSNSAFRLMPALGVSVADQKGKNTVASSEAKPAATIRIVQGLGVMPPKAGQTITVAAHAKQGASVAGGSGTVHSSTVSLPSINATVSKTVAVASGATSSPISIGTGAPTVRQVPVNTTVVSTSQAGKLPTRITVPLSVISQPMKGKSVVTAPIIKGNLGANLSGLGRNIILTTMPAGAKLIAGNKPVSFLTAQQLQQLQQQGQATQVRIQTVPASHLQQGTASGSSKAVSTVVVTTAPSPKQAPEQQ, from the exons ATGGACACTTTAACCCTGAGGTGGTCAAGTATCGGCAGCTCTGCTTCAAGTCACAGTACAAGCGGTATCTCAGCTCCCAACAGCAGTATTTCCACCGGCTGCTGAAACAGATCCTTGCTTCCAGAAGT GATCTCCTGGAGATGGCTCGTACGAGCGGCCCAGCTCTTCCCTTTCGACACAAGCACCATTCACCATCCCGAAGCCCGGAGGAGCGGGAGTGGCGGACCCAGCAGCGTTACTTGAAAGTCTTGAGGGAAGTGAAGGAGGAGTGTGGCGACACTGCACTGTCCTCTGATGAGGAGG atcTCAGCTCATGGCTTCCAAGCTCTCCAGCACGCTCTCCTAGTCCTGCGGTGCCCCTGAGGGTGGTGCCCACGCTTTCCACCACGGATATGAAAACTGCAG ATAAAATAGAACTGGGGGACAGTGACCTGAAGTTAATGTTAAAGAAACACCATGAGAAGCGGAAACATCAACCA GATCACCCAGACCTTTTGACAGGGGATCTGACGCTCAGCGACATCATGACTCGAGTAAATGCCGGCAGGAAGGGCTCTCTAGCAG CTTTGTATGATTTGGCTGTTCTtaaaaaaaaggtgaaggaaaaggaggagaagaaaaagaagaaaataaagttgatTAAATCGGAGGCAGAGGATCTGGCTGAGCCCCTAAGCAATACTGAAGGGGTCCCAACGCTCTCCCAGGCCCCCTCTCCCCTGGCAATATCGTCTATCAAGGAAGA acCCCTGGAAGACATCAAGCCTTGCCTTGGAATCAATGAAATATCTTCtagttttttctctcttctgctagAGATCTTGCTGCTGGAGAGTCAGGCTAGCCTTCCTATG CTGGAGGACCGGGTTTTGGACTGGCAGTCTTCTCCAGCCAGCTCCCTCAACAGCTGGTTCTCTGCTGCCCCCAACTGGGCTGAGTTGGTGTTGCCTGCTCTGCAGTATCTTGCTGGAGAAAGCCGAG CGGTTCCTTccagtttttctccatttgttgAATTCAAAGAGAAAACCCAGCAGTGGAAATTGCTTG GTCAATCTCAAGACAATGAAAAGGAATTAGCCGCTCTCTTCCACTTGTGGCTAGAAACCAAAGACCAGGCTTTCTGTAAG GAAAATGAAGACAGCTCAGATGCCATGACACCTGTCCCTCGAGT AAGAACTGACTATGTGGTTCGGCCTAGCACAGGAGAGGAGAAACGGGTTTTTCAAGAGCAG GAGCGTTACAGGTATAGCCAACCCCATAAGGCATTCACCTTTCGCATGCATGGCTTTGAGTCTGTGGTGGGGCCAGTGAAGGGCGTGTTTGACAAGGAGACCTCCCTCAACAAGGCTCGTGAGCACTCACTGCTGCGCTCTGACCGGCCTGCCTATGTCACCATTCTGTCTCTTG TTCGGGATGCTGCAGCTCGGCTGCCTAATGGAGAAGGCACTCGGGCAGAGATCTGTGAGCTGCTCAAGGACTCTCAGTTTCTTGCTCCTGATGTCACCAGCACTCAG GTGAACACGGTAGTGAGTGGCGCACTGGACCGATTGCATTATGAGAAGGACCCTTGTGTGAAATACGACATCGGTCGGAAGCTGTGGATCTACCTGCACCGTGACCGGAGTGAGGAAGAGTTTG AACGGATCCATCAAGCTCAAGCAGCAGCAGCTAAAGCCAGAAAAGCTCTTCAGCAAAAACCCAAGCCGCCATCCAAGGTG aaGTCCAGTAATAAGGAGGGCTCCGTGAAGGGCCTTAGTGGTCCTTCTGAGCCCAGCCAGATGAGCCTCAGTGACTCCAGCATGCCACCTACCCCAGTTACGCCTGTAACCCCCACCACGCCAGCATTGCCTACCCCTATCTCTCCTCCACCCGTGTCAGCGGTGAGCAGAAGTGGCTCTACCACCGTCTCTGAGCCAGCCAAGTCTAGTTCTGG tgttcttctggtgtcctcaCCAACAATGCCACAGCTGGGAACGATGCTTTCCCCTGCTTCCGTCCAGGCTCCGCCCAGTTCTCAGGCCACTGCCCGGGTTGTCAGCCATTCCAGCTCAGCAGGACTGCCCCAGGTTCGGGTAGtagcccagcccagccttccTGCTGTTTCCCAGCAGTCAGTAGGGCCAGCACAGCCACTACCCCAGATGCCAGCAGGACCACAGATCCGTGTGCCAGTCACCGCCACCCAAACCAAAGTAGTACCCCAG GCAGTTGTGGCTACAGTTCCAGTCAAGGGGCAGACTACAGCGGCCTCTGTGCAACGGCCTGGACCTGCACAGACAGGGCTTACAGTGACGAGTCTTCCTGCTGCAGTCAGCCCCGGGAGCAAGACAGCCATGAGttctcctgggagctctgctcCAAGTGCCTCCACAACCGCCGTCATTCAGAATGTCACAGGACAGAACATCATCAAGCAG GTGTCAATCACTGGACAGCTTGGTGTGAAGCCCCAGACAGGCAACAGCATTCCACTCACAGCCACAAACTTCCGTATCCAGGGTAAAGATGTACTGCGCCTGCCGCCTTCTTCCATCACCACAGATGCCAAGGGCCAGACGGTTCTGAGAATCACTCCAGACATGATGGCCACACTGGCCAAGTCTCAGGTTACCACAGTCAAGTTGACTCAGGACCTCTTTGGGGCAGGTAGCGGCACTGCAGGCAAAGGCATCTCTGCTACCTTGCATGTGACTTCCAACCCTGTCCATGCGGCCGACAGCCCTGCCAAGGCCCCTTCAGCCAGTGTTCCTTCATCAGCTCCAGCGGGCACTACCGTGGTCAAAGTAACTCCTGATCTCAAGCCAACAGAAACCTCCAATTCAGCTTTTCGCTTGATGCCAGCTCTTGGCGTGAGTGTGGCAGATCAGAAGGGGAAGAACACAGTGGCCTCTTCAGAAGCAAAACCTGCTGCCACAATCCGCATTGTGCAGGGGCTGGGAGTGATGCCTCCTAAAGCAGGCCAGACCATTACTGTTGCAGCACATGCAAAGCAAGGAGCCTCTGTTGCTGGTGGGTCTGGAACTGTCCATTCTTCAACTGTGTCCTTACCCAGTATCAATGCCACCGTGTCTAAGACTGTGGCTGTGGCTTCTGGAGCAACCAGCAGCCCCATCAGCATCGGGACTGGAGCCCCCACCGTGCGACAGGTCCCTGTTAACACCACAGTTGTGTCCACATCCCAGGCT GGGAAGCTGCCTACCAGGATCACAGTTCCTCTCTCTGTGATTAGCCAGCCAATGAAGGGCAAGAGCGTGGTCACAGCCCCCATCATCAAAGGCAACCTTGGAGCCAA TCTCAGTGGGCTGGGTCGCAACATCATCCTCACAACCATGCCAGCAGGTGCTAAGCTCATTGCTGGCAATAAGCCAGTGAGTTTCCTCACCGCCCAGCAGTTGCAGCAGCTTCAGCAGCAAGGTCAGGCTACACAG GTACGCATCCAGACTGTCCCAGCATCCCATCTGCAACAGGGCACAGCTTCTGGCTCCTCCAAAGCCGTGTCCACTGTTGTTGTGACCACAGCTCCATCTCCTAAACAAGCACCTGAGCAGCAGTGA
- the Nfrkb gene encoding nuclear factor related to kappa-B-binding protein isoform X1 → MDSLDHMLTDPLELGPCGDGHSTGIMEDCLLGGTRVSLPEDLLEDPEIFFDVVSLSTWQEVLSDSQREHLQQFLPQFPTDSVEQQNELILALFSGENFRFGNPLHIAQKLFRDGHFNPEVVKYRQLCFKSQYKRYLSSQQQYFHRLLKQILASRSDLLEMARTSGPALPFRHKHHSPSRSPEEREWRTQQRYLKVLREVKEECGDTALSSDEEATLDLQEKFSFEDLSSWLPSSPARSPSPAVPLRVVPTLSTTDMKTADKIELGDSDLKLMLKKHHEKRKHQPDHPDLLTGDLTLSDIMTRVNAGRKGSLAALYDLAVLKKKVKEKEEKKKKKIKLIKSEAEDLAEPLSNTEGVPTLSQAPSPLAISSIKEEPLEDIKPCLGINEISSSFFSLLLEILLLESQASLPMLEDRVLDWQSSPASSLNSWFSAAPNWAELVLPALQYLAGESRAVPSSFSPFVEFKEKTQQWKLLGQSQDNEKELAALFHLWLETKDQAFCKQENEDSSDAMTPVPRVRTDYVVRPSTGEEKRVFQEQERYRYSQPHKAFTFRMHGFESVVGPVKGVFDKETSLNKAREHSLLRSDRPAYVTILSLVRDAAARLPNGEGTRAEICELLKDSQFLAPDVTSTQVNTVVSGALDRLHYEKDPCVKYDIGRKLWIYLHRDRSEEEFERIHQAQAAAAKARKALQQKPKPPSKVKSSNKEGSVKGLSGPSEPSQMSLSDSSMPPTPVTPVTPTTPALPTPISPPPVSAVSRSGSTTVSEPAKSSSGVLLVSSPTMPQLGTMLSPASVQAPPSSQATARVVSHSSSAGLPQVRVVAQPSLPAVSQQSVGPAQPLPQMPAGPQIRVPVTATQTKVVPQAVVATVPVKGQTTAASVQRPGPAQTGLTVTSLPAAVSPGSKTAMSSPGSSAPSASTTAVIQNVTGQNIIKQVSITGQLGVKPQTGNSIPLTATNFRIQGKDVLRLPPSSITTDAKGQTVLRITPDMMATLAKSQVTTVKLTQDLFGAGSGTAGKGISATLHVTSNPVHAADSPAKAPSASVPSSAPAGTTVVKVTPDLKPTETSNSAFRLMPALGVSVADQKGKNTVASSEAKPAATIRIVQGLGVMPPKAGQTITVAAHAKQGASVAGGSGTVHSSTVSLPSINATVSKTVAVASGATSSPISIGTGAPTVRQVPVNTTVVSTSQAGKLPTRITVPLSVISQPMKGKSVVTAPIIKGNLGANLSGLGRNIILTTMPAGAKLIAGNKPVSFLTAQQLQQLQQQGQATQVRIQTVPASHLQQGTASGSSKAVSTVVVTTAPSPKQAPEQQ, encoded by the exons ATGGACACTTTAACCCTGAGGTGGTCAAGTATCGGCAGCTCTGCTTCAAGTCACAGTACAAGCGGTATCTCAGCTCCCAACAGCAGTATTTCCACCGGCTGCTGAAACAGATCCTTGCTTCCAGAAGT GATCTCCTGGAGATGGCTCGTACGAGCGGCCCAGCTCTTCCCTTTCGACACAAGCACCATTCACCATCCCGAAGCCCGGAGGAGCGGGAGTGGCGGACCCAGCAGCGTTACTTGAAAGTCTTGAGGGAAGTGAAGGAGGAGTGTGGCGACACTGCACTGTCCTCTGATGAGGAGG CCACGTTGGATTTAcaagaaaaattttcttttgaagatcTCAGCTCATGGCTTCCAAGCTCTCCAGCACGCTCTCCTAGTCCTGCGGTGCCCCTGAGGGTGGTGCCCACGCTTTCCACCACGGATATGAAAACTGCAG ATAAAATAGAACTGGGGGACAGTGACCTGAAGTTAATGTTAAAGAAACACCATGAGAAGCGGAAACATCAACCA GATCACCCAGACCTTTTGACAGGGGATCTGACGCTCAGCGACATCATGACTCGAGTAAATGCCGGCAGGAAGGGCTCTCTAGCAG CTTTGTATGATTTGGCTGTTCTtaaaaaaaaggtgaaggaaaaggaggagaagaaaaagaagaaaataaagttgatTAAATCGGAGGCAGAGGATCTGGCTGAGCCCCTAAGCAATACTGAAGGGGTCCCAACGCTCTCCCAGGCCCCCTCTCCCCTGGCAATATCGTCTATCAAGGAAGA acCCCTGGAAGACATCAAGCCTTGCCTTGGAATCAATGAAATATCTTCtagttttttctctcttctgctagAGATCTTGCTGCTGGAGAGTCAGGCTAGCCTTCCTATG CTGGAGGACCGGGTTTTGGACTGGCAGTCTTCTCCAGCCAGCTCCCTCAACAGCTGGTTCTCTGCTGCCCCCAACTGGGCTGAGTTGGTGTTGCCTGCTCTGCAGTATCTTGCTGGAGAAAGCCGAG CGGTTCCTTccagtttttctccatttgttgAATTCAAAGAGAAAACCCAGCAGTGGAAATTGCTTG GTCAATCTCAAGACAATGAAAAGGAATTAGCCGCTCTCTTCCACTTGTGGCTAGAAACCAAAGACCAGGCTTTCTGTAAG CAGGAAAATGAAGACAGCTCAGATGCCATGACACCTGTCCCTCGAGT AAGAACTGACTATGTGGTTCGGCCTAGCACAGGAGAGGAGAAACGGGTTTTTCAAGAGCAG GAGCGTTACAGGTATAGCCAACCCCATAAGGCATTCACCTTTCGCATGCATGGCTTTGAGTCTGTGGTGGGGCCAGTGAAGGGCGTGTTTGACAAGGAGACCTCCCTCAACAAGGCTCGTGAGCACTCACTGCTGCGCTCTGACCGGCCTGCCTATGTCACCATTCTGTCTCTTG TTCGGGATGCTGCAGCTCGGCTGCCTAATGGAGAAGGCACTCGGGCAGAGATCTGTGAGCTGCTCAAGGACTCTCAGTTTCTTGCTCCTGATGTCACCAGCACTCAG GTGAACACGGTAGTGAGTGGCGCACTGGACCGATTGCATTATGAGAAGGACCCTTGTGTGAAATACGACATCGGTCGGAAGCTGTGGATCTACCTGCACCGTGACCGGAGTGAGGAAGAGTTTG AACGGATCCATCAAGCTCAAGCAGCAGCAGCTAAAGCCAGAAAAGCTCTTCAGCAAAAACCCAAGCCGCCATCCAAGGTG aaGTCCAGTAATAAGGAGGGCTCCGTGAAGGGCCTTAGTGGTCCTTCTGAGCCCAGCCAGATGAGCCTCAGTGACTCCAGCATGCCACCTACCCCAGTTACGCCTGTAACCCCCACCACGCCAGCATTGCCTACCCCTATCTCTCCTCCACCCGTGTCAGCGGTGAGCAGAAGTGGCTCTACCACCGTCTCTGAGCCAGCCAAGTCTAGTTCTGG tgttcttctggtgtcctcaCCAACAATGCCACAGCTGGGAACGATGCTTTCCCCTGCTTCCGTCCAGGCTCCGCCCAGTTCTCAGGCCACTGCCCGGGTTGTCAGCCATTCCAGCTCAGCAGGACTGCCCCAGGTTCGGGTAGtagcccagcccagccttccTGCTGTTTCCCAGCAGTCAGTAGGGCCAGCACAGCCACTACCCCAGATGCCAGCAGGACCACAGATCCGTGTGCCAGTCACCGCCACCCAAACCAAAGTAGTACCCCAG GCAGTTGTGGCTACAGTTCCAGTCAAGGGGCAGACTACAGCGGCCTCTGTGCAACGGCCTGGACCTGCACAGACAGGGCTTACAGTGACGAGTCTTCCTGCTGCAGTCAGCCCCGGGAGCAAGACAGCCATGAGttctcctgggagctctgctcCAAGTGCCTCCACAACCGCCGTCATTCAGAATGTCACAGGACAGAACATCATCAAGCAG GTGTCAATCACTGGACAGCTTGGTGTGAAGCCCCAGACAGGCAACAGCATTCCACTCACAGCCACAAACTTCCGTATCCAGGGTAAAGATGTACTGCGCCTGCCGCCTTCTTCCATCACCACAGATGCCAAGGGCCAGACGGTTCTGAGAATCACTCCAGACATGATGGCCACACTGGCCAAGTCTCAGGTTACCACAGTCAAGTTGACTCAGGACCTCTTTGGGGCAGGTAGCGGCACTGCAGGCAAAGGCATCTCTGCTACCTTGCATGTGACTTCCAACCCTGTCCATGCGGCCGACAGCCCTGCCAAGGCCCCTTCAGCCAGTGTTCCTTCATCAGCTCCAGCGGGCACTACCGTGGTCAAAGTAACTCCTGATCTCAAGCCAACAGAAACCTCCAATTCAGCTTTTCGCTTGATGCCAGCTCTTGGCGTGAGTGTGGCAGATCAGAAGGGGAAGAACACAGTGGCCTCTTCAGAAGCAAAACCTGCTGCCACAATCCGCATTGTGCAGGGGCTGGGAGTGATGCCTCCTAAAGCAGGCCAGACCATTACTGTTGCAGCACATGCAAAGCAAGGAGCCTCTGTTGCTGGTGGGTCTGGAACTGTCCATTCTTCAACTGTGTCCTTACCCAGTATCAATGCCACCGTGTCTAAGACTGTGGCTGTGGCTTCTGGAGCAACCAGCAGCCCCATCAGCATCGGGACTGGAGCCCCCACCGTGCGACAGGTCCCTGTTAACACCACAGTTGTGTCCACATCCCAGGCT GGGAAGCTGCCTACCAGGATCACAGTTCCTCTCTCTGTGATTAGCCAGCCAATGAAGGGCAAGAGCGTGGTCACAGCCCCCATCATCAAAGGCAACCTTGGAGCCAA TCTCAGTGGGCTGGGTCGCAACATCATCCTCACAACCATGCCAGCAGGTGCTAAGCTCATTGCTGGCAATAAGCCAGTGAGTTTCCTCACCGCCCAGCAGTTGCAGCAGCTTCAGCAGCAAGGTCAGGCTACACAG GTACGCATCCAGACTGTCCCAGCATCCCATCTGCAACAGGGCACAGCTTCTGGCTCCTCCAAAGCCGTGTCCACTGTTGTTGTGACCACAGCTCCATCTCCTAAACAAGCACCTGAGCAGCAGTGA